The following are encoded in a window of Natronoarchaeum philippinense genomic DNA:
- a CDS encoding DUF7563 family protein, whose protein sequence is MPTCDHCDAHVSDRFERVFADKHGRIFACPSCSANAGIAEAARQRAR, encoded by the coding sequence ATGCCCACGTGTGACCACTGCGACGCGCACGTTTCCGACCGGTTCGAACGAGTGTTCGCCGACAAGCACGGCCGCATCTTCGCGTGTCCGAGCTGTTCGGCGAACGCAGGTATCGCCGAGGCAGCGCGACAGCGAGCCCGCTGA
- a CDS encoding GIY-YIG nuclease family protein — protein MSDHYVYVLECADGTFYTGYTTDVERRVAEHDAGEGAKYTRGRTPVELVHTERFDSRSAAMSREYELKQLSRPAKERLVDAE, from the coding sequence GTGAGTGACCACTACGTCTACGTGCTGGAGTGTGCCGATGGGACCTTCTACACCGGCTACACCACCGATGTCGAGCGCCGCGTCGCCGAGCACGACGCCGGAGAGGGGGCCAAGTACACGCGCGGTCGCACGCCGGTCGAACTCGTCCACACCGAACGCTTCGACTCGCGGTCGGCCGCGATGTCCCGGGAGTACGAACTCAAACAGCTCTCCCGTCCCGCCAAAGAGCGCCTCGTCGACGCCGAGTGA